CCTGCCCTTCACTGTCAAATAGGCTACTGATACTCACTGTTAAGCTCGCACAGAATGGTTGGACAAGGTGCCAAAGGGCTGGTGGTACCTATGGATCCAAACCCCAAGAGTAAACACCTTAAGCGCCATCTGGAAAGGGGGAGAACAGGGGAAAGAAAACAGTACATACTCAGCATGAGTATCTCAAACAGCAATTTAGtttgatgtgattttttttttaagaaacctAAATTTTAGAACATCTTAACATGGGATTTCCAAGATCGATCACCGAGGAAATAAAATTTatatgttttttattcattcacaggatgcgggcattgctggcaaggctagcaattagagcccatccctaattgccctcgagaaggtggtggtgagccacctccttaaATTGCTGCAGTCCGTGCGATGAAGATGCTTCCACAGTACTCTTCagtagtgttccaggattttgacccagtgattaaggaacagcaatatatttgcaactcaggatggtgtgtgacttgaggagcatttggaggtggtggtgttcccatgcacttgttgcccTTGGCCTTTTAagtggtagaggtggtgggtttggaaggtgctgtcaaagaaaccatggcgagttgctgcagtgcatcttgtagattagtgcacactgcagacacagtgtgtcagtggtagagggaatgaatgtgtaaggtgatggatggggtaccaatcaagtgagcAGCTGTgttctggatgttgtcgagcttttgagtgttgttggagctgcactcatccaggcaagtggagagtattccatcacactcctgacttgtgctctgTAAATGGTTGACAGGGTttcgggagtcaggtggtgagtcactcgccacagaacacccaacctctgtcctgctcttgtaaccacagactACGTGGCTGGGTCAATTAAGTTTCGGGTagtgaccccaaggatgttgatggtaggcgaATTCGATGAtattgctgttgaatatcaaggggagttggttagactctggtttgttggagatggtcactgcttgGAATTTAGGTGGcacaattgttacttgccactgatcagccaaagcctgaatgttgtccaggtcttgttgcatgcgggcAGGGACTGCTTCATCATCTGAGGATCTACAAATGGAACCGAACACTGTACAATCAGCATTCCtgcttctgaccttaggatggagggaaagtcactgatgaagcaaataaagatggttgggcctaggacactgccctgagaaactcctgcagtgatgtcctgggatgagatgattggcctccaacaaccacaaccatcttcctttgtgtttaaggcatgactccaaccagtagagagcttCTCCAATTCCCAGTgaattcaattttactcgggctccttgatgccacatttagtcaaaggctgccttgatgaccaggacagtccctctcacctcacctctgggattcagctccatgtttttggaccaaggctataatgaggtctggagctgcgggtcactggcagaacccaaactgagcattagtgaccagtttattggtgagtaagtgccacttgatagcactgtcgatgacaccttccatcatttagcTGATACCTGTATTTTTCAAAGTAGGTTGAAATAAACTAGATATTTGTGTGTTTATGTTGCGCAGCCCACGAGAAACAATCTTTTCAATCACATTAATTTTTTTGTTTGGACTAATTCAGTTTGGAAACGGACAGAGTTCATTAACATTGGCTAACAGTTACTATCAGAAGCATAAGGAGCAATGCAAAGTTAGTCCACTATTTCCGAGTAACAGGCTtcattaaaaatattttatttcatTGAAAAAAATTAGGATATTCTGCACTGTCATTTTAACACACTAAAAATACAACTAGAACCTGAATCCCTACCTTGTTGTTCCCTCAAAGGCAAAGTCACCCAGTGAGCAGACTGACATTCTGCACACCTTATAGCATAATGCTGCTTTGACTCAGCTGGCACCTGATGGAACATCCAGGGAAAAAGATATTTGGCCACACCAGTGTTAGTTACAGTGGTAATCTCAGCAGAGTGTCCTAGTACAGAACTAAATGAAGCTCATTATGATTAACAGGTCAGAATCTAATCCTTCATCACTAACTAATCCTGACACACACTGTAGTCATTATAATAAAGTGATTCGAATGGTCACTTACACTGTACTGGCCACAAACAATTGAGGTTCCAAATCCTGGTCTACGTTAAGTTAGTTGACCTCATTCAGGACTGCAATAAGGCTCTAAAATTGGCCTCAGCATTCTGGAGATCCTGCTGGAACGTGTGTTTATGTATATCAGGTGAGGGCAGTATTGGACTGGCTCCAATATCCATTACATTCAAAGAGCATACTGCCACCCAGCATGTGGGCTCAATCAAGAATGAGCAGTTCAACAAGGTACGGAGAGCACCTAACACCCGAATTCCAGCAaggaggagatagggaggggagaaagaATGCTGTATGAATACCAAACAGGATACATACAGCTGTTAAGTGACTGTTGCTGTAAAATTACAGTTAAATTTGACAGTTTAAATATTGCACTGTGGAATCAAAATGGAAAAATACAACTTTGTTTCAAATGTCATTCGCTTTGTAAACAATTTTCCGTTCGTCCGACATTCTAGTGATTAGGGATGAGTAGAGATGAAGCAAGCTTAGGTCTCGACTACATTTTATTCCACTCTATGGTGGAGGTAGTGATGAGAATCAAAAACCTAGCACAATATGTACATCAACAAGAGACCCCATCTAAAACAAGTAACAGGATTAACAAATATACACTAACTTTTCAAGATCAACCGTCATAATTTTAATGGATTTCATCCTCTTTCCCCTAATTGAGATGAACCACATCAAAACAGTTGTTAGTTCACTAGTAATTTCAACAGTGGCAGTTTATTACCATTTTTTTGTAAATAACAGACAGCTATCTTTATACAAGGAAAAAGGTGATGCAGAAATACTGAGACAGTTCATTTTGGATGCCTTGTTTTGAACATCTACCTCACTGATGACAAATTCAAAACTGTAAATAATAGATGTAAATAAACTTCTATTGCAATTGAGAAACCATTTACAATAACTGAATTCAGTTTACCAGGCAAAAAGTCTCATTTCGGAAGAAAACTGCAcataaataaaaaggaaaaaagtgaGCGGAGTTCTGCATCAATTTGAAGAACCCGGCACTACCAATTCAAATCGGCCAACCTGTCCTTCCTGTGCAAGCTGGTTCATAATATCATCTACACGGACTTTCCTGCTCACAACCAAATAGCGTTCCTTTCCTTTTCCATAGGATTTACTCTTGAGACCATATTTTGCAGCCATCTGATGGATTTGCATTCGCTCATCATTGGTCAGCTCTTTGGAAAAGGTCAGCTCTTCCTGCTTGTCTGAGCGGGCATAGTTTTTGATAAGATCTTCTATATCTCGCTTGTTTAATTTAGAACCACTCTTGCTCATCTCTAAACCCAGGCCCTCCCTCTTGAACTGTTCTTTTACCATGATTGGCTCTGCAATACCCTCACCCTCTTTCCCTAAACCACCCCCCTTCCAACCCATTTTCCGTAAAAGCTGATTGCCAATGTTGTCCTCGGTGATCTTTTGTTTAAGAGCTTCCTCTGCCGATCGTCCGAGAATTGCACTTCGAGAGATGGCTGCATCAGCGTTTCCTGGCTTGCTTGATTTTACAACTGGTTGCGTTTCCCTCAGTACATTCAAAGCTTTTTCTGCCGCTGTGTGCTTCACCAACTTCTTGGTTCCATAAGCCTCAGCAATAAAATGGTCTTCAATAAAAACACGGCACTGCCAAACTTGACTGGGTGTCAGTTGAAACTTGTAATCCACAGTCATTCTGTTGAATTGAGCGGAATTGTTTAGAATGCAGACAGCATTTTTTGCAGTCTCCAAAATGACAAAATCCATCCAGTGCTTCTTTTTCAGTTCCTTCGACTGTCGACTGCTCTGTTTATTTGTTTCATTTCCTTTATTGGCTGTATCTTTGCTTGGGATTTTCTCATCTGGTTTTTTGAGAGCAGGAGGAATGTCATTTCGAGGCGTGTTTTTTTCACACAATATTAAGTCGTCAATGCAATTGCTTTTACACTTGCGCTTCACAACCTCAACCACCACATCTTTAAGGAACAACTTTAAGGCTTGCTCAGAGGCTCTATCTCGAGCTCCAATTTTGCTGCCGGCATAACCTGTAGCCAAGTAAACACCCTGACACCTCAACTCACAGGCATAGCCATCTGTCAAGACTTTCTTGTTTTTTGGTACATCAGCTGGAGGTATCTCCTTCAGCGAGACGTAGAAATACTGAGGGTTTGTTTTACATGTCTGAATGCAACTGCTTAGCACGTCACTATGGTTCAGCTGGTTACTGAAGCCTCCAATAGCACTAAGCTTTCTTGACACAGATATCTGGAGCATATTAAAGAAAGTCTGTCGGCTCTTTACCGCAGATGGAGCAAACCCACCAGATGGAGACGCCTTGCTTGACAAAGGTTCCGGAAGTACTGACTTACTGGCACTTTTCTTGGAAGATTTTCTACCCTTTGACCGCTTGGTCTGTGTGAAGCCCAGGCCCTTGTAGCCCTGTTTATTGGCAACTGGGGTCTTAGAAAAATCCGGTCCCCTCATTGTTGGATAAAGATCTGACGGATTGGAATGATAAGCCTCATACTTTGCAGAATAGTTCTGATGTATTTTAGACATGTAACTGCTTAAACAGCTTATCCCATTAATGCTGTTTCCACTTTTGGTTTGATCTCCATCTGTGAAGATGCTTTTGTACAAGGAGTCATAATCAAATGTAGCAGAATTCTGAGAAGAGGCAGGAAGCAGTGGACCATTCGAATTTTTGCTAGGTTTGTTCATTTTAGAGTTGGGTTGAGATTCTGCTTTCACTGATTTCTCCTCAGTTTTAATCAGAGAATTTGATGGGAGAACATCTTCATCTAAATCTGCCCACCTTCGTGGCTTGTCAGATTGATTTGGCTTTTTCTTCACTTCATCCTCCTCCTTGGTGGTGCTACTAACAAATGCAACTGGCTCAAATCGAAATCTAGGGCGGAATAAAGGAGGTTTCCGCTTTGCTGTTGGATTTTCACCTGAGAGGGTGGACACAGATAGAGTGAGCGTGTTAGGTAGTATTTTCAAAACATTGCCTGCCTTGCACATCAACAAGTTATCCCTTTTATTAAAGGATCAAACCTGAAAACTTCCACAATATATGTCCCTAAATATTCCTTGCTTTTTTGCTGATTTGCCAAAATTCATACAATAGTAGGTAAAATCTCCATATCTTAAAATAGAGTGCAACCCAACAGCTGGGAGAGAAGAAATGATCTATTAGGTCAGTGCTATCGGGATCTCTCTTTGTAGGCTCCTTTTTTCTGCAAATTGCACGCACTTTGTTTCAATACCATCTTTAAAATAAGATTCCTGACTGATTTTATATGCTAGATCACGTGGAGATGCAATGAGATACCTCCACAAGGAGCAAGAGCTACAATAAACAATTGCCTTGATAGTTCTACAGTTCAAGTTAATCTTTCCCTTGCTAAAGGTGTTAGTTGTTAAACCTAAAGAAGCAGCGACAAAGTTACTTGCTGCATAAAGCTTTCATTCAGCATACTATTATAATTATCCAGCCACAGAGGTTTAGATGTCAACTTATACAGCACACCGTAGTGTCTTTCCAATgtttttaaatttatatttattgAAATTGATGAATGCCAGACAGCATTAATGCAGACCCCAAACCACTTCAATATCTGCAGAATCCACACTTCTCAAAGCCTAATTGATGCGTGCATTGGAGTTGACTCATTATTGCACAATAGATACAGAAGCATTGATGTCATTATTTTGATTTTGATCATGAGCAAGATTTAGCAACCGTAGGATAAGTGTTTGCGTGCTGGAAGCTGAAAATTGTGTAAAAATCCTATATATACCTAATATTTCACTGGCAAAATATGTTGCTGAAATCTTTACATAAAAACTGTTACAATGAGTATGCATCAAGATGAAAATGGACAATTCTACAGAATAAGAGACAGCCCATATCATAAGTTTGAACACTGAGAATGGGGGAGGAAATATAAATGTTAATGCCTAAACATTTTAAACAtatttacatagtatttacagcacggaagcagtccattcggcccaactggcatatgctggcatttatgttccacacgagcctcctcccaccttacttcatctcatcccAGCAATAtaacctcctattcctttctccaacAAGTGCTTATCAAGCTTCCCATTAAATGTATCAGTTTCCCCTTAAAGTATATATGAAGGATCAATTACATATTGGGATGGGAAATTTGGTAGGAAAATAATTGACATTTTTAATTATTAAAAAATAATTAtagaaaaaattatatatatattaaATGGAACAAGGATGGGAACTGGAAGCTGGTGTAAGATACAACATTTTTCTTTCACCACTTGGGTAAAAAACAGACTGACCAGAAGAATGCCCTCGCTCTCTTCCAGCTATAAAACTATTACATTTTCAAACCAGTTGTTAGTAAGTGTGTGCCCATGAAACAACTCTCTATAATTTGACACAAAATGCAAATTCACTCAAGACAACGATTGCTGTTATTTGAAACTAAAGTCATACTGGTTTAATTGGACTTGCTTTTCCGAGATTGAAGTTGTTCGTGCAGAGCAGATAGAGCTTTCCTCTGCAGTTCTGTGGTCTAACTAACCTGGGAAGTTTCACGCAGTCACTGAACATTCAATCCCCAGCGTTGACACACATCCAATAGATGAAATATTCATTCAGAAGAGACTCAAAACAGAAAGCAGGTAAAACTTACTTTATTTTTAAAAGAAAGAGGGTTATGAGGTTGTGGATTGCAGAGTTAGAATTAAGGACTGATATAGAAACCATGTCAACATTTACAAATAGGTTAGATGGGTGATTGAACaaaaggaaaataaggagatacTGGAAAAAGGCAGGCACACAGTATTAGGACCATACTGTTTGAACGGAAGATAAACACAAACTGGTTGGCCTGAATTGCCGGTTTCCTTGCTGTAAATACAACATAATAGGATGGAATTCTTCACTTACCATTGTCAGAATTAGATCTTTTATTAGTTGTGCTCCCAGGAACTAACTCACATGATCCTATGTCACCAACATCAATACCTTCCGCCATTCGAAAGACCTTTTCTAAAAGGTCTGGACTGTATCTATTAATAAAAACAAATATCCATATATATCACTTTTCCACTCTCACTATTTTCACTACTTGCCTGATTATGTTAACTTACCCACTTTTATAGTTGAATACAATGAACTTAAAATGATTACATATAAAGGTATACTGATACATAATGGCTAACATACATTCCTTGAACATTTTTTTGCTTTGGCCCATCTCTTTCCCCCACATCATATGGTTTTCAGCCAATAGGGTGAGACATGCACCACAGATACAAGTTTATACTTAATCCACCAAGAAGCATAGCCAAGGTGTGAGAAAGGCACCCTCTTCCACTTGAGACGAATCTTGTCCAATGTTATGTTTTAGTAAAGGATATTGTGGGTGTCTATTGGACTTGAAACCCAAGTCACACAGCGTCCTGACTTGGGCATATAATCGCTATTCATTCACCAAAGTCTAGAAACTCGCTACCTAACAGCATTGCGGGTTATGTTCACTAAAGGGACTGTCAAGGCAGCAATTATGGGTATGCAATAAATATTGGTCTTCTCAGTAACAcctatatcccaagaatgaattaaaataaaaagtTGGGTTAGGGATTTCTATGGGAACAGGTTGGCAAATCTTGAGTGAAGTATCAGCAATCTGAACAAAAACCAACAAAGTCAAATACTCAGCTCTTGTCACATAACTAAAGTAATTATACTTCCCAATGAAATCTCATGAAAGGCATCAAGAAAGACAATAGAATTCCTAAATAAAAACATGAGACACTATGGACAAATGTAAAAATAGCTGGAACAAAAATAAATCTAGTTGCCATAATTATTTGATTCATACGTCATGCACTTCTAAATGCTGATCTGCACCACACGAAACAGGCATCTTTCAaactctttcagatgagatgttaaacagaggtgcTGTCTTCCCTTCAagtggatgtaacagatcccatgacactatttcaaaaagcaggagggtgttctcccaggtgtcctgacCTATTATTTATCTCACAGTCAACATTTCTAAAACTGGTTATCTGGTCTCAtaccattgctgtttatgggaacttgTGCGCaagttagctgctgcatttcctacattacaataattaaaagtacttaattggcagtaAATTACTTTGGGACATCCACGAGGTTGGGAAAGGCAGCACTATATGAATCCAAGTCTTTCCATAAATATTTACCACTGAAAATGATATAATTCAGGGAAAGTCAGGCTGGAAATTCAGGTTTTAATAGTGTTATCTCTGTAGCTTATAAACGAAAGTAATAAAGATTGAACTTACATTTATAGAATGCCTTTCAAAACAATGGGACATGCCAAAAGATGACTTTTGATGACTATTGTTGTTACACAGGCAAACCTGGCAGCCAGTttctgcacagcaaaatcccaaaaACAGCAAATTAACAAATAAAATAATCTGATTTAGGTTGTGTGAAAAAAGAATGTTATCTAGGATAGCAGGTGCATTTGCTGCTCATCTGTAAATAGTGCCacaagatcttttatgtccacttgagctgGCAGTCAggggcttggtttaacatcttgtctAATTCTCACAATGTCGTATGCCCTCAGTAGTGCACTCATTTATCAGCATTGTGTTCAAGTCCATAgtggcttgaacccacaattttacATAGGAACTAAACCAAGCCAATAATTAAAAACAAAATAAATTGAGCAATTTAGTTTTTAAAACCATGAATGGAGATAATCAATGTTTTTATCTTTCACAACAGAAGACCTTATTTTGATTAAAATCTGATCTAAAGTGCTAAGTAGTTTCTACTTTAAAGAAAAGCTACATGTAGCCCCCAATATCAAACAAGTCTTGTGAATTAAGTATGATTTTCAAATGTATAGACAAAGAATTGATTTTACTGTGTGGATGAGATTTTGAAAATTTACACCCCATTGTTGGTAACAAATGTTTGTGCTCTCTAATATCCCCCCAACCATCTTCCTTGGCAAGAGACCTGCATTAACTTCATTAATACCAAAGATTGAAAGAGGAGCGCAAAGGAACTGAATCTCTGACTTCCATTCCATTGCATTATTGTAAGGAAACGCCTAATCTGTTTTCCGACTCCCCACAGAACATGTATGAAACCAAGAATTCACCATTTGGGGAAAACCACATGAATGAAGCCAGGTCCTACCACTCTGGGCACCAATGCTGCTctacccctcctccaccaccaaaTCTGTGAAATGGTCAGAGAGTATAGGAAGAAAGCATGAAAAGCAAAAGCACTTCACTGACCATTCTATTTTATTCCCCCCTGCAAATGCCAAACCAAGCCTTGCGTTTCATCATTGAACTTAAAACCAATGCTGTTCCTTTCCAAA
This Heterodontus francisci isolate sHetFra1 chromosome 15, sHetFra1.hap1, whole genome shotgun sequence DNA region includes the following protein-coding sequences:
- the nkrf gene encoding NF-kappa-B-repressing factor isoform X1; this translates as MAAGVESLAGPKRQLAEAVEQYRGLSESDKHWRIRRQFIVRHIQDYPGNRMEQLLALSMVWTNHVFLGCRYSPDLLEKVFRMAEGIDVGDIGSCELVPGSTTNKRSNSDNGENPTAKRKPPLFRPRFRFEPVAFVSSTTKEEDEVKKKPNQSDKPRRWADLDEDVLPSNSLIKTEEKSVKAESQPNSKMNKPSKNSNGPLLPASSQNSATFDYDSLYKSIFTDGDQTKSGNSINGISCLSSYMSKIHQNYSAKYEAYHSNPSDLYPTMRGPDFSKTPVANKQGYKGLGFTQTKRSKGRKSSKKSASKSVLPEPLSSKASPSGGFAPSAVKSRQTFFNMLQISVSRKLSAIGGFSNQLNHSDVLSSCIQTCKTNPQYFYVSLKEIPPADVPKNKKVLTDGYACELRCQGVYLATGYAGSKIGARDRASEQALKLFLKDVVVEVVKRKCKSNCIDDLILCEKNTPRNDIPPALKKPDEKIPSKDTANKGNETNKQSSRQSKELKKKHWMDFVILETAKNAVCILNNSAQFNRMTVDYKFQLTPSQVWQCRVFIEDHFIAEAYGTKKLVKHTAAEKALNVLRETQPVVKSSKPGNADAAISRSAILGRSAEEALKQKITEDNIGNQLLRKMGWKGGGLGKEGEGIAEPIMVKEQFKREGLGLEMSKSGSKLNKRDIEDLIKNYARSDKQEELTFSKELTNDERMQIHQMAAKYGLKSKSYGKGKERYLVVSRKVRVDDIMNQLAQEGQVGRFELVVPGSSN
- the nkrf gene encoding NF-kappa-B-repressing factor isoform X2; this encodes MAEGIDVGDIGSCELVPGSTTNKRSNSDNGENPTAKRKPPLFRPRFRFEPVAFVSSTTKEEDEVKKKPNQSDKPRRWADLDEDVLPSNSLIKTEEKSVKAESQPNSKMNKPSKNSNGPLLPASSQNSATFDYDSLYKSIFTDGDQTKSGNSINGISCLSSYMSKIHQNYSAKYEAYHSNPSDLYPTMRGPDFSKTPVANKQGYKGLGFTQTKRSKGRKSSKKSASKSVLPEPLSSKASPSGGFAPSAVKSRQTFFNMLQISVSRKLSAIGGFSNQLNHSDVLSSCIQTCKTNPQYFYVSLKEIPPADVPKNKKVLTDGYACELRCQGVYLATGYAGSKIGARDRASEQALKLFLKDVVVEVVKRKCKSNCIDDLILCEKNTPRNDIPPALKKPDEKIPSKDTANKGNETNKQSSRQSKELKKKHWMDFVILETAKNAVCILNNSAQFNRMTVDYKFQLTPSQVWQCRVFIEDHFIAEAYGTKKLVKHTAAEKALNVLRETQPVVKSSKPGNADAAISRSAILGRSAEEALKQKITEDNIGNQLLRKMGWKGGGLGKEGEGIAEPIMVKEQFKREGLGLEMSKSGSKLNKRDIEDLIKNYARSDKQEELTFSKELTNDERMQIHQMAAKYGLKSKSYGKGKERYLVVSRKVRVDDIMNQLAQEGQVGRFELVVPGSSN